The sequence below is a genomic window from Gossypium hirsutum isolate 1008001.06 chromosome A11, Gossypium_hirsutum_v2.1, whole genome shotgun sequence.
TTATTGTTCAACAATGACGGACGTGAACAGTAACAAACAAGGGAGGAAACAGCTGAAAAGAGATTTTGAAGCATCAAAGCCATCTTGATAGgctattaaaacaaaacatcaaagGTAAAAGAGAGTGTGCAACAGCCATAACAACGAAAACTACAAAACAGAGAGAAGATGAAGGAACGTACGGAGTAGAGTTATCAGCGATGTCAGAAACGAGAATGGTAGAGCCAGCTAGCTCAAGTTGAGCGGAGAGGACATGAGGCTGCTCCTGCTCAGCCTTGCGCTTAGGGTACACGGTACGCCCAGCCTCAACAGCGCCAAACGCGGACTTGTAGAACTGCACCGCATCAGCTGCCTTGGGTGCTTCCACCATGAGCTGCGGTTTCAGCGCCGTGAAGCTCACCTCCGCTACCTTCTCCGGTCCTCCGTTCTGAACCTCCTCCTGTGCCATTGATGAAGCTAAACGAAAGCCTTTGGCTGAGAAAACCTAAaacctaggaaagagaaaaaggacaaaaggaaaatgaaaacaaaaagagagagagagcaaTGAAGAAGGTGAGAGGATGCAAGAGTTGGGTGTACTTATAGAAGCGGGGATCAGGAAACGTTTGAGGATAAGATCGGGATTTTAATAAATTTGGGATTCCGGTTTTGTCCtgttgtctttgttttatatttttcaagtccAAAAAGGCCCTTGGCGTGTAATATACTCAAGCTAAGTGAGAGTAGAGTTTTACACTCCGGTTCCGCTTCCTACAGTACTTCCGTTGGACTTGAAGCTTATTATAAGCTTTAAAGTGCGAAATGGGCATGCAATCCATAATTTAGAAAAGCCCATTCAATTTTGCAATTTTACTTCAAAGGAAATCTTATATCACTACAAACAATTAatgaatattgatttttaaaggtcattttgtaaatcaagtaaattaaaattaaagtttgaatATCGACACATATTTGAAGTAAATGTATGTATCTTcttattgataaaaataataataaattttaaatgattttatttgaATACGACACTTGGGAAAATAT
It includes:
- the LOC107924472 gene encoding uncharacterized protein At5g48480, giving the protein MAQEEVQNGGPEKVAEVSFTALKPQLMVEAPKAADAVQFYKSAFGAVEAGRTVYPKRKAEQEQPHVLSAQLELAGSTILVSDIADNSTPVKTEGTGCVLCLETEDVEAAIAKAVSAGGVAEGEVTEGDGACCGGRVGKVKDPYGYVWLICSPAKKCGDAEA